Proteins encoded within one genomic window of Geminocystis sp. M7585_C2015_104:
- a CDS encoding serine hydrolase → MTIVVNNVFRLTIVGVGMGTIFGTLLANLDLTKPVFPKIDLPFVERIPPGAAEKKPQEKPVATNPNPPTGQSQSPNPPKPMAYIPETRKPDLLKFTRELTALRAKFKTVADKYSKLQLSAFFVDLDTGSYINYNGNTRWPAASTIKVPILVAFFQDVDAGLIRLDEKLTMTEKNKAGGSGNMQYQKVGTQYTALYTATEMIISSDNTATNMLIERLGGIERLNKRFREWGLEHTIIRNLLPDLEGTNTTSARDLAILLGKVNQGDLISLRSRDRLLEIMRQTKTRTLLPQGIEPSATIAHKTGDIGVMLGDAGIVDMPTGKRYIAAVLVKRPHNDPAGRSFIQEISRTAYQHFKWYQKAPVSFPATDNRLATDDKNKDDIPFNPGNHNNRITD, encoded by the coding sequence ATGACTATTGTAGTCAATAACGTGTTCCGGTTGACCATTGTGGGGGTGGGGATGGGCACTATTTTTGGCACCCTATTGGCCAATTTGGACTTAACCAAACCCGTTTTCCCAAAAATAGACTTGCCCTTTGTAGAAAGGATACCTCCGGGGGCAGCAGAGAAGAAACCACAGGAAAAACCAGTTGCCACCAATCCTAATCCGCCCACGGGTCAATCTCAATCTCCAAATCCTCCAAAACCCATGGCCTATATCCCAGAAACCCGCAAGCCGGATTTGTTGAAATTTACCAGGGAGTTGACGGCCCTACGGGCTAAATTCAAAACGGTGGCCGACAAGTATTCTAAATTGCAACTGAGTGCCTTTTTTGTGGACCTGGATACTGGTAGCTACATTAATTACAATGGAAATACAAGATGGCCAGCGGCAAGTACTATCAAAGTGCCCATACTGGTGGCCTTTTTCCAGGATGTGGATGCGGGTTTAATACGTCTGGATGAGAAGCTCACCATGACGGAGAAGAACAAAGCCGGGGGCTCTGGTAATATGCAATACCAAAAAGTGGGCACACAGTATACCGCCCTCTACACCGCCACCGAGATGATTATCAGCAGTGACAATACGGCTACCAACATGTTGATTGAGAGATTGGGAGGCATAGAAAGGCTAAATAAACGTTTTCGGGAGTGGGGATTGGAACATACAATAATCCGCAATCTGTTGCCGGATTTGGAGGGGACTAATACCACTAGTGCCAGGGATTTGGCTATCCTCTTAGGGAAGGTCAATCAGGGGGACTTAATCTCATTACGCTCACGGGATCGTCTTTTGGAAATAATGCGACAGACAAAAACTAGAACTCTTCTCCCCCAGGGTATTGAACCCTCAGCCACCATTGCCCACAAGACTGGGGATATTGGTGTGATGTTGGGGGATGCCGGCATTGTAGATATGCCCACGGGTAAACGTTATATAGCCGCCGTTTTAGTGAAACGCCCCCACAATGACCCTGCCGGCAGAAGTTTTATTCAAGAAATATCTCGTACTGCTTATCAGCACTTTAAGTGGTA